GCGGTTGCCGCGCATCCCGAGGTGGACCACGCGGACCCCGTCGGCCCGCAGCCCCTCCGCGACCGGCCCGGGGTTGGTCAGCGTCAGCACGTCACACTGCACCGGCAAGTGGCGCAGCAGCAGGCGCAGTTGTTGTTCCGCCCCGCCGACACCGAGCCCGGTGATGATGTGGAGCGCCTTGAGCGTCTTCACCCGCGCACCGCCCGCCGCAGCCCGGCGACCCGGTGGCGCAGCCGCTTGATCCGCAGCCGGGCCGCGCCGTCGGCCTGGCTGATGTGGGTGCGGGGCAGGGCGTACGGGCCCGCGAGCGCCCCGGGGGCGATCGCGCACGCGTACCGGTACCCGGCGGCCCGGGTCGCCTCGACGACCCGCCGGTCGATGGATCCGTACGGGTAGCAGAAGCCCTCGGGCAGGGTCCCGGTCAGCTCCCGCAGGAGTTCGCGGCTGCCGCACAGCTCCTGCTGGAGGACGTCGTCGGGGACGGCGGTCAGGTGCTGGTGGAGCAGGCCGTGCGAGCCGATCTCCTGGCCCGCCTCGGCCACCGCGCGGATCCCCTCCGCGCTCAGCAGGGGCTTGCGCGGGCCCAGCGGGTCCCACACGTTGTCCACGCCGAGCCGCCCGGGCAGTACGAACAGGGTCGAGGTCCACCCCTGCCGCTGGAGCAGCGGCAGCGCGTGGTCGAGGTAGTCGGTGTAGCCGTCGTCGAAGGTCAGGCCGACGAGCCCGGCGGCCCGGCCGTCCGCGCGGGCCCGCAGCAGTTCGCCGACCGAGACCCCGCGCAGACCGCGCGAGCGCATCCAGCGCAGCTGGGCTTCCAGGGTGTCGGGGGTGACGGTGATGCCGTACGGGTCCTCGGCGGGATCGGTGAACTCGGTCACCGAGTGGTACATGAGGACCCACGGGGAGCCGGAAGAGGCCTTGCGGGCGGGAGCCGCCGCGGCGGCGGGCGCCGTGTCGGTGTCAGCGGACATGACGGAACCTCTGGGTGATCAGGGCGGGCAGGGCGGTGATTTCCAGCGCCCGTATGGCCATGCCGGAGGCTCCGAACATGGCCGGGACCAGCAGCGCGCCGAGCGCTGCGCTGAGCAGGGGGTCGGGGATCATCGGACCGGCGATCCAGCCGGTCGCGCAGGCCGCGGCGGCGGCCACGGCGAGCCGGCCGATGCTGGTGGCGACCCGGCGGAGCTGGATGGGGACGATCCGCGAGCCGAGGCCGGTGAGGAGCAGGGCCGCGGTGGCGGTGATGCCCGCGGCGTTGGCGGCGGCGATCCCGTAGGTCCCCCACCAGCCGACCGCGAAGGCCCCGGCGACGATGTTGACGAGGAGTCCGGCGCCCATCGCGAGCGCCGGGAACCAGGTGGGCCGGGCGGTCGAGAAGAAGGGCCGGCTCAGCGCCCCGACGAGGCAGTGGCCGAGCAGCCCGATGCCGTAGACCCGCATGACGGAGGCGGTGGCCACGGTGTCCTGGTGGGTGAAGGCACCGCGTTCGAAGAGGACCTGGATGATCTGGGGCGCATACCCGATGACGAGCGCGGTGCCCATGAGGACGGCGAGGGAGGCGAGCGCGAGGTCCTGTTCGACCCGCCGCCGGGCCTTCTCCCGCTCTCCGCCCGCCATGGCCTGCGCGACCACAGGGAAGGTGACCGTACAGATCATCAGGGAGAGCACCATCGGCATCTGCGCGACCTTCTGCGCGTAGTTCAGGTGCGAGATGGCGCCGGGCGGCAGGGACGCGGCCAGGAACCGCTCGACGAGCACCTGGGACTGGCGGAACACCGCGAAGAAGATGACCGGGGCGATCACGCCGAAGGCGATGAGGGTCGGCCGGTCGCGGCCCTGCTGGCGGCGGCTGGCGCCCCTGGCGCGGGGCGGGCCGAAGCCGACGTGCCGCAGGAAGGCGGGCAGCTGGACGAGGATCATGAGCAGCCCGCCGACGGCGACGCCGAAGGCGGCGGCCCGCACCCCCCACACGGCGTGCAGGGCCAGCATCCCGCCGATGATCCCCACGTTGTAGGCGACGTAGATCGCGGCCGGGGGCACGAAGGAGCGGTGGGCGCGCAGGGCGGCGCTGAAGTAGCCCGCGATGCCGAAGCTGAGGACCGTGAGCGCGGTCAGCCGGGTGCACTCGATGGCGAGTGCGGGATCCGGCAGCCCCGGCGCGAGCACGGCGACGACGAGCGGCGCGGCGACGACGAGTACGGAGGCCACCGCGGCCAGCAGCACGGCCAGGCGCGGCAGCGTCGCCCCGACCAGCAGCCGTACGGGGTCCTGGGCGCGGGCCTGCTTACGGGTCAGCCCGGCCCGCCCGGCCGCCCGCCGGGCCAGGGCGTGGCTGAAGGCGGGCACCATCAGCAGCGCCATGGCGTCCTCGATCAGCAGGGTCGAGGCCATCTCGGGCACGGTCCAGGCGATCAGGAAGGCGTCGCTGTCGTGCCCGGCGCCGAAGAGGTGCGCGATGGTCTGGTCCCGGAACAGCCCGAAGGCGGCCCCGGCGGCGGTCAGTCCGGCCGTGACGGCCGCGGCCTTGGCCAGGAACCGGCCGAGCGGAGCGCTGCCGCCACCGGCCTCCCCGGCAGCGGCCGGACTGGGGTCGCCGGGCCCGGAGCCCCCGCCCCGCACCCCGCGCCGCCGCCCGGCCGCAGTGGCGCACCCGCCCTCGGCCCGGCCGAAGCCGCCGCCCGTGGCCCCGGCTTCCGCCTCCCGCACACCCGCACGCCGAACCCCGTCCCCGGCAACCCCGCGCGCCCGCACGCCGGTCGCGAGAACACCGGCGCGCCGCGCCTTCGGCGCCAGGGACCTGCCCGACCCGGCAAAGCCGGAGCCGGGACCCTCGGCGCCCCGAACGCCCGCGCGCCGCGCCATCGGTGCGGCGGGCACGCCCGTCCCGGCGAAGCCGGTGGGCGGTGCCGCGCCGGGGGCGTGGCCGGGCGGCGCCGGGCGCGGGCCCGTCAGGCCCGTGTTGGGGCCCGTACCGAGGATGTGCCCGCGGGCCGGTCCGGAGGGCGGGGCCGGAAGGGGCGGCTCCGCCGCATCGGCACCGGCATCCGCACGGCCGCCGGCACCGGCATCCGCACCGGCCCCGGGGGCCGGGGTCGCGGAGGCGGGCGGAACGTGGGTGGGGCCCGCCCCGGCCACAGGGGCGGGGGCGGGCCTCCGGGCGCCCGTCACGGGCGTCGTATCGCTCACGCGGCGGCCGCGCGGTCCACGGCGCCGTCACCGGTCGGGGACGGGAGCGCCCACCACGCGGCCAGGCCGATGATCACTCCGGTGAGGACGGTGGAGGGGCCGCCGATGTCGGCGTACAGGAAGTCGGTCAGCTGCCAGACGAACAGCCCGGCCGCGACCAGCCCGCAGTCCCGGATCCGGCGAGCGGCCGGATCCGGGGCCAGGACCCGCCGCACCCCGGCGACCAGCAGCGCCGCCCAGCCGCCCGCGAGCGCGGTCAGCCCGATCAGCCCCTGCTCGCTGAGGACCAGCAGGTACATGTTGTGCGGGGACAGCAGCGGCTGGCGGATGAAGGCCTGGCCCGCGCCCGCCGTGTCGCTCCCCGAGGACAGCCCCAGCCCGGAGTGGCTGTCGCGGTTGGCGGGGAATCCCTTGAGGCCGACCCCGGCGGCCGGCCGCTCGCGCCACATCGACTCGGCGGCGGCCCACATCGTGTAGCGGTCGGTCACCGACTGGTCGGGCGCGCTGGAGACCTGCGTGATGGAGCCGATCCGCTCGGCGATCATCTCGGAGCCGAAGCCGAAGCCGCCCACCAGGACCACCCCGGCCGCGCCGAGCGCGACGAGCACCTTCAGCGCCCGCCGCACCCCGGCCATCAGCATCACGACGAGCCCCGCGCCGACGGTGGCGATCCACGCGCCCCGGCTGAAGGACAGCCCGAGCGGGACGAGCAGCGCGAGCGCGCAGACGGTGGCCGCGCGCCGGACCCGGTGCGACAGCGTGGGGGTCAGCGCGGCGGCGGTGGCGATGATCAGCCCGTAGGCGACCACGGTGGCCATGCCCATGACGTCGCCGGGGCCGAAGGTGCCCACGGCCCGGATGTCCGAGCCCTGGTAGGAGGCTCCGGTGTGGGTGGCGAACTGGACGACGCCCACCGCCCCCTGGACCAGCGCCAGGGCCACGAAGCACGCCCCGGCCAGCCGGAACTCCCGCGCGCCGCGCACCAGCAGCACCACCGCGGCCGGGACCAGCACGAACACCTGGAGGTAGCGCACGAAGCCGGGCAGCGCGGCGTACGGATCGGCGGCGGTCACGGTGGCGACGGCCAGCCCGGCGGCGGGCAGCCCGAGCAGGAACGCGCCCAGCGGGCTCAGCGCGCGGGTCTGCCCGCGCAGCGCCTGGACCCCGCAGCAGAACACCAGCAGCAGGGAGGCCGCGTCGGCCGGGGTGACCTTGCCGGAGGCGGTCGCGTCCCCCGCGGGCAGCGGGGCGCACAGCAGCAGGACGGTCGCGGCGAGCGGCAGCAGCGGCCAGTGCCTGCGCAGCGCGCCCGGGAGGTCGAAGCGGATCGGGGGTGTGGCGTGGGCGGTGCTCATGCTCAGCTGCCTCCCAGCCGGAAGCGGAAGAAGGAGGCCGCGGTGCGGGCCAGGATCCACAGGTCCTGCCAGAGCGACCAGGTGTCGATGTAGTGGTTGTCGAAGCGGGCCCGGTCCTCGATGGAGGTGTCGCCGCGCAGGCCGTTGATCTGGGCCAGCCCGGTGATGCCGACGGGCATCCGGTGGCGGGCCTCGTAGCCGGGGTGGATGCTGGCGAACTTGGCGACGAAGAAGGGCCGTTCCGGCCGGGGTCCGACCAGGCTCATGTCACCGCGCACCACGTTCCACAGCTGGGGCAGTTCGTCGAGCGAGGACTTGCGCAGGAAGGAGCCGACGGGGCCCATCCGGTTGTCGTTGGCGACGGTCCAGCGGGTCGCGGACTCGTGTTCGTCGGCCGGGCGCAGAGTGCGGAACTTGAGCAGGGTGAAGGGGCGCCCGTACAGGCCCACGCGCTCCTGACGGAAGATCACCCCCGGTCCGTCGCTGAGCCGTACGGCGAGCGCGCACAGGCCCATGACGGGCGCGGCGGCGCAGAGCGCGAGGGCGGCGAGGGTGGAGTCGATGATCCGCTTCCCGTACCGCTCCAGCGCGCGGGCCGGGCGCGGCAGCAGCGGCTGTACGGAGTACCCCCACAGGTGGTCGGCGGGCTGCGCCACCCGCATGCCGGTGACCTTCGCGGTTCCGGCGGGGTCGGCGAGCCAGAGGCGGCAGCCGTGGTCGTGGAAGAGCCGCACCAGCGAGGCGGTGCGCTCGTCGGCCTCCGGCGGGCGGGTGAAGACCGCGTGGCGCACGGAGTTCTGGATGACCGCGCGCCGGATGTCCTCGTGGGTGGCGAGGAGGGGCAGCCCGGTCCCGGTGACGTCGTCGGCGCCCCCGGCGGTGTCGGCGAGGCCGACCGGGCGCAGCCCGTATTCGGGGCGCCCGTGCAGGGCTGCGGCCACCGCGCCCGCCCCGGCGCCGGGGCCGACGACCAGCGCGGAGCGGGGGGCGCGTACGGCCGTACGCCTGCGGAGCTGGTTGACGAGCCCGCGTCCGGCGCAGGCCAGCAGGAACTGCAGGCAGACGCAGGTGAGCAGGACTCCCCAGCCGAGGGCGCGCTGCGGGGCGGCGGCGGCCACGACGGCGGCGACCCCGCACCACAGCACCGCCGCCCGGCCCGCGAGCGTGGGCAGTTCGAGCAGCGCGGAGGGCGCGAGGCGCGGCCGGTAGAGCCCGGCCTGGGCGTGCAGCGCGGCCGCGAGCAGGGCGATCGGCGCGGCCGCCTGCCCGGGCAGGTCCAGTCCGGGCAGGGTGGTCGTGGTGAGTACGGCGGCCAGCGCGTCGACGGTCAGCAGCGGGCCGATCCCGTCGCGGCGGCGGACCCGCTGCGGGCGCAGGACGGGCCGGGCCTGTTCGGCCTTGGGGCCGCGCGGCGGGTGGATGGCGGCCGCGGAGCGCCGGACGGCGGTGGTGCCCGCGGGCCCCGTACCGCTCTGCCCGGTGGGCCGGGCGTGTGCGCTGTCCATCGTCATCGGCTGATGCGCTCCTGGTTCAAGGGCCGGGGCCTGCCCAGCAGTTCGTGGTACAGACCGGTGACCGCGTCCGTGGTCCGCCGCACGTCGAACTCGGTCCGCGCGTGCTGCTGCGCCCGCTCGCCCAGCTCGGCGAGCAGCCGCGGTTCGGCCAGCAGCCGGCCGAGCGCTTTGGCCAAGGCCGTCGGGTCCTCCGGCGGCACCAGGCACACGGCGCCCTGGCCTGGCGGCAGGCTCTCCCGGGCGCCGCTCACGTCGGAGACCAGGACCGGGCGGCCACAGGCCATGGCTTCGAGCGGGGCGAGCGCCATCCCTTCCCACCGCGACGGAAGTACAACGAGATCGGCGGCCCGAAGCCACGGTCGGATGTCCGCGGCGGCTCCGGCGAAGTGCACCCGGGGCGGCGCCGTCCGGCGCAGCCGTTCGGTGTCGGGGCCGTCGCCGACCAGGACCAGCCGGGCGTCCGGGACGTTGCCGAGCAGCTCCGGCCAGGCGCGCAGCAGCACGTCCTGGCCCTTCTGCTGGCAGATCCTGCCGACGCAGACGGCGAGCGGCCCGCCGTCCGCGAACCCGGCGGGCAGCGGCAGTGCGGCCCGGGCGGCCGCCTTGTCGTCGACCTGGGAGGCCTCGTCTGCGCCGCCGCGGCCGCCGGGGCGGAAGTGGCCGAGGTCGACCCCGTTGCGGATCACCGACCAGGCGGCGGTGATGCCCGCCGACTCGCCCGCGCGCCGTTCGGCCTCGCTGACGCAGAGCACCCGGTCGGCCCAGCGGGCACCG
This is a stretch of genomic DNA from Streptomyces sp. NBC_00536. It encodes these proteins:
- a CDS encoding polysaccharide deacetylase family protein, with the translated sequence MSADTDTAPAAAAAPARKASSGSPWVLMYHSVTEFTDPAEDPYGITVTPDTLEAQLRWMRSRGLRGVSVGELLRARADGRAAGLVGLTFDDGYTDYLDHALPLLQRQGWTSTLFVLPGRLGVDNVWDPLGPRKPLLSAEGIRAVAEAGQEIGSHGLLHQHLTAVPDDVLQQELCGSRELLRELTGTLPEGFCYPYGSIDRRVVEATRAAGYRYACAIAPGALAGPYALPRTHISQADGAARLRIKRLRHRVAGLRRAVRG
- a CDS encoding lipid II flippase MurJ, with translation MSDTTPVTGARRPAPAPVAGAGPTHVPPASATPAPGAGADAGAGGRADAGADAAEPPLPAPPSGPARGHILGTGPNTGLTGPRPAPPGHAPGAAPPTGFAGTGVPAAPMARRAGVRGAEGPGSGFAGSGRSLAPKARRAGVLATGVRARGVAGDGVRRAGVREAEAGATGGGFGRAEGGCATAAGRRRGVRGGGSGPGDPSPAAAGEAGGGSAPLGRFLAKAAAVTAGLTAAGAAFGLFRDQTIAHLFGAGHDSDAFLIAWTVPEMASTLLIEDAMALLMVPAFSHALARRAAGRAGLTRKQARAQDPVRLLVGATLPRLAVLLAAVASVLVVAAPLVVAVLAPGLPDPALAIECTRLTALTVLSFGIAGYFSAALRAHRSFVPPAAIYVAYNVGIIGGMLALHAVWGVRAAAFGVAVGGLLMILVQLPAFLRHVGFGPPRARGASRRQQGRDRPTLIAFGVIAPVIFFAVFRQSQVLVERFLAASLPPGAISHLNYAQKVAQMPMVLSLMICTVTFPVVAQAMAGGEREKARRRVEQDLALASLAVLMGTALVIGYAPQIIQVLFERGAFTHQDTVATASVMRVYGIGLLGHCLVGALSRPFFSTARPTWFPALAMGAGLLVNIVAGAFAVGWWGTYGIAAANAAGITATAALLLTGLGSRIVPIQLRRVATSIGRLAVAAAAACATGWIAGPMIPDPLLSAALGALLVPAMFGASGMAIRALEITALPALITQRFRHVR
- a CDS encoding O-antigen ligase family protein encodes the protein MSTAHATPPIRFDLPGALRRHWPLLPLAATVLLLCAPLPAGDATASGKVTPADAASLLLVFCCGVQALRGQTRALSPLGAFLLGLPAAGLAVATVTAADPYAALPGFVRYLQVFVLVPAAVVLLVRGAREFRLAGACFVALALVQGAVGVVQFATHTGASYQGSDIRAVGTFGPGDVMGMATVVAYGLIIATAAALTPTLSHRVRRAATVCALALLVPLGLSFSRGAWIATVGAGLVVMLMAGVRRALKVLVALGAAGVVLVGGFGFGSEMIAERIGSITQVSSAPDQSVTDRYTMWAAAESMWRERPAAGVGLKGFPANRDSHSGLGLSSGSDTAGAGQAFIRQPLLSPHNMYLLVLSEQGLIGLTALAGGWAALLVAGVRRVLAPDPAARRIRDCGLVAAGLFVWQLTDFLYADIGGPSTVLTGVIIGLAAWWALPSPTGDGAVDRAAAA
- a CDS encoding exopolysaccharide biosynthesis polyprenyl glycosylphosphotransferase; amino-acid sequence: MTMDSAHARPTGQSGTGPAGTTAVRRSAAAIHPPRGPKAEQARPVLRPQRVRRRDGIGPLLTVDALAAVLTTTTLPGLDLPGQAAAPIALLAAALHAQAGLYRPRLAPSALLELPTLAGRAAVLWCGVAAVVAAAAPQRALGWGVLLTCVCLQFLLACAGRGLVNQLRRRTAVRAPRSALVVGPGAGAGAVAAALHGRPEYGLRPVGLADTAGGADDVTGTGLPLLATHEDIRRAVIQNSVRHAVFTRPPEADERTASLVRLFHDHGCRLWLADPAGTAKVTGMRVAQPADHLWGYSVQPLLPRPARALERYGKRIIDSTLAALALCAAAPVMGLCALAVRLSDGPGVIFRQERVGLYGRPFTLLKFRTLRPADEHESATRWTVANDNRMGPVGSFLRKSSLDELPQLWNVVRGDMSLVGPRPERPFFVAKFASIHPGYEARHRMPVGITGLAQINGLRGDTSIEDRARFDNHYIDTWSLWQDLWILARTAASFFRFRLGGS
- a CDS encoding glycosyltransferase family 4 protein, whose translation is MSEHVTVFHLVQPVEGGVARVVIDLVRAQSAAGLRVVVGCPRGGQLADGARDAGAQVFTWRAGRAPGPGLAAEVSGAARLVRRVRPDLLHAHSAKAGLAGRLAVRGALPTVFQPHAWSFDAAAGATGALALRWERFGARWADRVLCVSEAERRAGESAGITAAWSVIRNGVDLGHFRPGGRGGADEASQVDDKAAARAALPLPAGFADGGPLAVCVGRICQQKGQDVLLRAWPELLGNVPDARLVLVGDGPDTERLRRTAPPRVHFAGAAADIRPWLRAADLVVLPSRWEGMALAPLEAMACGRPVLVSDVSGARESLPPGQGAVCLVPPEDPTALAKALGRLLAEPRLLAELGERAQQHARTEFDVRRTTDAVTGLYHELLGRPRPLNQERISR